The Pelorhabdus rhamnosifermentans genome has a window encoding:
- a CDS encoding 3D domain-containing protein, which produces MKKKILFFGVLLFLLCSVTVCFASPGDKLLSRGMRGSDVQYAQKLLADVGYYAGEIDGIFGGGTFEAVLLFQRSVDLSATGVINRDTILYLERARNEVSRSNRSAIMNASAYSAYDPGNGSYTSQGHLLRHGLAAVDPNVIPLGTRLFIPGYGFAIADDTGGNIKGNRIDLAFDSFGEAMQFGRQTVTVYIFD; this is translated from the coding sequence ATGAAAAAAAAGATTCTTTTTTTTGGTGTATTGTTATTTCTCTTATGCTCTGTAACAGTTTGTTTTGCTTCACCAGGTGATAAGCTCCTATCGCGTGGAATGCGTGGTAGTGATGTACAATATGCGCAAAAGCTATTAGCGGATGTTGGTTATTATGCTGGAGAAATTGATGGCATTTTTGGTGGTGGCACGTTTGAAGCTGTTCTGCTTTTTCAACGTAGCGTTGATCTTTCAGCAACAGGTGTGATTAATCGGGACACTATATTATATTTAGAGCGTGCTAGGAACGAAGTCAGTCGCTCCAATCGTTCGGCTATTATGAATGCTTCGGCTTACTCGGCTTACGACCCAGGCAATGGAAGCTATACATCTCAAGGTCATTTGCTTAGGCATGGGTTGGCTGCTGTTGATCCGAATGTTATTCCACTTGGGACGCGTCTTTTTATACCCGGCTATGGATTTGCCATTGCAGATGATACGGGTGGTAATATTAAGGGGAATCGAATTGATTTAGCTTTTGACAGTTTTGGAGAAGCTATGCAATTTGGTCGCCAGACAGTGACTGTGTATATTTTTGACTGA